The Patescibacteria group bacterium genome contains the following window.
CTCGAAGGACACGACACGCGCACTATAGGCAGAATTACCCCCGAACAGATTGCGGATATTATCTCTTCAACAACAGGTATACCCATCTCATCCCTTATCCGCAGTGAACGCGAAGAACTCCTCAACCTTGAAGATCTCCTTTCAGAAAAAATTATTGGTCAGCTCGAAGCAAAACGCCTCATAGCAAACTCTTTGCGACGAGCAAAAGCCGGTTTGCGGCAATCAGGAAGACCAATAGCATCATTCTTATTCTTGGGCCCCAGTGGAGTGGGCAAAACAGAACTGGCAAAAGAACTTTCCCGACTGATGTTCGGCAAGCAAGGCCTTGTTAAGCTTGATATGTCGGAATTTTCCGAAAGCTTTACTATCTCACGGCTTATTGGAGCGCCATCGGGATATATCGGCTACAAAGAAGGTGGACGCCTCACAGAAAGCGTCAAAGCCCACCCACACTCACTTGTGTTATTTGACGAAATAGAAAAAGCCCACCCGCGCATTCTCAATATTCTTCTCCAGATTCTTGAAGACGGCTGCCTCACGGACGCTGCGGGCAAAAAAGTAGACTTTTCTAATACACTTATTATTCTCACCTCGAATATTGGAGCAAAGCTATTCTCTGAAGATAAGCGCCTGGGCTTTGCGTCTTCACGAGAAAAAACATATAGCGCCCCCCATGATGCAATTCAAAAAGAATTAAAAGAATGCTTAAGCCCGGAACTGCTTAGTCGACTTACCCATACGGTTGTGTTTGACCCTCTTAAAAATGAAGATTTACTGCAGATAGCTCAACTTCACATGAGCTCTATCAATACCCGACTGAACGAACAAGGTGTTGTTGTCACATGGACGCCAAAAACCTGTCAGCACATCATCAGCTGTGCACAACAACAAGAAAGCCAGGGTGCGCGCCACTTACGGACAATCATTGAACAAGAAGTCGAACATGCAATTGCCGAGCTGCTATTGAGAAATCCCGACAAGCGCGGAACAATCCTTTGCGATGTGCGAAAGAGTGCACTTTATACAAAATGGAAATAATCATGTACCATTAAAGGAGGGAACATGGCACAAGGAGTCGCTGTACAAGACCAGGAAATGGCGATGCAGCAAGCGCAATTTCAGCAAATGCAGCAACAGCAGAGCATGAGCGCTAAGCTTGCTTTACTGTCGCGGAAAAGAAGATTGGCACAGCGATTGCTGGCGGAAGCGCGTTTTCGGCGCGATCGCGCCTCGGAACATGACGATACGTACTTTCAATTTTTGTTTAGTTTTGTGAGTGTTGTGGATGGAGCCGACCTATTTGATGGGATCATAGGGTTTATCATCATGCTATTTACCGGTTGGGTCCCGGGTCTTATTATTGCACTTTTCGTATGGGGGCCAAGAAACTATGTATGGAAAGGTGATACCAATAGCATATTACTGCGCATAGCGCAATTTGTTATCAAGCTCACTCCCTGGGGCAGAGCGCTTCCCGCCAACAGCTTTAATGTCATGGTGCATTGGATTGCTTCCATCGAACACAAAGAAAAAGATTTGATTATGGCCCATCTCTATGAACGTAAAGCAAAAAGAATTTTGAAACGTAAACATTAGCATTAGTTTTTATGAATTGGAAACGCATACTTCTCATACTAGGTTTTATTCTCCTTGTTATCGTATTTGCAGTCCTTCTCTACTTCCTCTTTTTCGCTCCCAAAAAACCGGCTCCGCTGCCCGTTGTTCCCGCGGTGCCTATCGGCGGACTGCCGACCGTCCCGGGAGCTGATCGCCCCCCTATCCCACCGGGTGCGCCAACACCACCCACTCCTACTCCCCCCGTTGGCCTTGCCCCCGACATTCCGGTTGTAGGCAGGGAACTTCCGCCAACTGCCCAGCTAGCTCAAGGGGGACCGGTGAGGATGGCGATTCTCGAGACAAACAAAAACATCAATCCGCGATTAGCCTCTGACGGAAAGAGTCTTGTAACCTTTGATTCTTCCACGGGCAAAGCCTATCGAGTTACGCCAAACGGCGTTCTTGAACCGCTTACTGACCAGTCATTCGCCGGCGCATATAATGTAAAATTTTCTCCCCAAGCCGACAAAGCCGTGTTTCAATTCCCTGACACTTCGAATATTGTCTACGACTTTACAAACAAAAAATCGTATGTCTTGCCCAAACACTGGGACACGTTCGACTTTTCACCCGCAGGAGACCAGCTTGCCTTCAAAAGCCTTGGTGATGACCCCGACAACCAATGGCTCGCCATATCCAATATCGATGGTACCGGCGCGCGTGGTATCGAACACCTAGGCGCCAAAGCGGGGTTGTTCACGCCAAGTTGGTCGCCATCAGACCAGATTGTCGGATCCTTCCGCGAGGGAGTGGATTTCAACAGGCAGAAAATATTTTTCATCGGGAAAAATAAAGAAAATTTCAGAAGCATGATTATCGATGGCAGAGGGTTGGAATATATCTGGTCACCGGATGGCGACAAAATACTCTATAGCATCTACACCACTCAATCGGAATATAATCCGGAACTTTGGATTATTGATGCGATTGGCGAATCCATCGGCAACAATAAAAGGCATATCACCGTGCAAACATGGGCGCATAAATGCACCTTTACGAACAACAATACCGCCTACTGCGCGGTGCCAAAAGAACTCATCACGGGCGCAGGGCTTCTGCCATCCTATGGAGATACAGGGGAAGATGAGATTTACAAACTTGACCTAACAACAGGCACAAAAACAAAAATAGCTGAACCATCGGAACGGCATACGATTAGCAGCATTGTCGTTTCAAAAGACGAAACACTCCTCTACTTTACCGATAAGGATACCGGGCAGATTTATAAGATTGATTTGAAGTAGTTAAAATTGGCAAAACGTATGGTGAAACGTTTTCTTATTGGTGTAGTAGTTTTGAACGCCCTGTTTTTTTGTACCCTGCCAGTCTTTGCCGCGCCCATAGAATCAACAAGCGCCATTCCAGAACCGCCTCTCCTAAGGCTTCAGGTTCCGCTCGGAGATATTACGGGATTCAGTAAAGAGCCGGGAGGGCAGAACATAACCGCTTACCTTGCCATAGCATACCAATGGCTTATACGAGCAGCCGTAGTGCTTTCGGTACTGATGTTTATCATTGCCGGATTCATGTGGCTGACCGCCGGAGGAGAATCGGAACAGATTAAAAAATCTCAAGAGATTATCAAAAACACGCTCATCGGCCTTATGCTTGCGTTTGGCTCCTATGCCATTCTTTGGAATACCAATCCCAAGCTTGTCCAGCCGCTTAACTTGCGATTAGACAAAATCGAAGGTAAAGAGCTTGAAATTGAAAAGGTGCCTCTTACAGAATCATGTGAGGAGATCTGTAAAAAAACTGCTGAGGGTAAAGGTACCTCATGGACATCATCCGGCGGCACAATCGATGCATGCACGCCTCCGTCAGAAACAACCGTAAATCAGACTGTTGAAGCATGCGTCAAAGGAGCACAGCTTGTCTGCAAATGTACATTTCTCGTGCAGACAGCAGGAGCGCCGAATTGCAGAACAAACGGATGCGGCTCACAGTATTTCTGCGATTTGCCAAGCAATACCTGTAAAGACCGCTTAGCGGAGAACGCACTATGCGACCTTACGATTTCTAACCACTGCGCAGATGGGTTAATCTGCAAAGATGTTTCGGGTACTAAGAAATGCACTCGGGATGTTGCGACTACGACACAGGGAACGTGTTGTTATCATACCTATCAAGCTGGACAAGATCTGTCTGGCGCTGCGGTCGACCTCCCCGTTGCCCAAGGACCCACTGCCATGAGCCAAGCTGATTGTATGGCGAAAGGTCCTACGCGAGCAACGGGAACGAATAAATCCTGGTGGTTTTGTCAAAGCGTCATAACGCCGACAGAAAGCTGCGGCGCACGAAGAGATTTGTCTGCGGCATATCCTTCTGTAACAATACCTGATGGCCATGGAGGGTTTAAGGCTGGAACGCCGACCGAGTGGATACCCCACGCAGTCAGTCAACCCGACAAATGTGTTTTGTTTAGATACGGAACAAATCCTACTCTTTTCAACGGACAACCCGTTCCGTAAGTCAGATATGTTGCGATTTCAATGTTATTGTAAAAAATCAGCGCGACTTGCTTCTTTGTTTTTTATTACTATTCTGTTTCTGGGAATATGCACATCTTTCGTATACGCCGATGACCAAACGCTTAAATTGCAAGTCCCCGCCCCCTCAATAGGCACAGACCTTACACTCTGCAGTGGCACAGGNNNNNNNNNNNNNNNNNNNNNNNNNNNNNNNNNNNNNNNNNNNNNNNNNNNNNNNNNNNNNNNNNNNNNNNNNNNNNNNNNNNNNNNNNNNNNNNNNNNNTGCAAGTCCCCGCCCCCTCAATAGGCACAGACCTTACACTCTGCAGTGGCACAGGGGGTGATATCACCTGTAGCGGCATTGCGCAATATATTACCGTCGTCTACGAATGGCTCATCCGCCTTGTTATTGTCTTAGGCGTTGCCACGCTCACATTGGCGGGATATTTCTGGATGACTGCCCGAGGAGATAAAAAACAAACAGAAAAAGCTCTTACCATGGTTAAGAATACGCTCTGGGGTATTGTGTTGGCACTTGGCTCCTATGCGTTACTATGGGCAATCAATCCAAACCTTGTACAGCTTGGAACGCTAAACCTTGGGAAAAAGATTCAAGAAGAAACATTAGTAATCGATGAACAAGACCTTATACAGAACGATATCCCCGACCCCGGAATTTCTCCTGGCGCCACGGCTCCTCCTGGTGCGAGTGGGCCGGGCTCGGGGGAACCCGGAAGAAGCAATGTGCCCTATTATAACCAAGCACAAGCTCCATGGGGTCCCATTCCTAATCCTCGCACCGGAACAACGGTGCGGGCAGGCGGATGCGGCATAACATCCTATGCAATGATTGCAAAATATTACGGAAAAAACGTTACGCCGCTTGATGTTTTTAATTTGAACGGACGTGATAATACCACGGATTTTAATAAATTCAAACGAATGTCTCAACTTGGCCTTAATTTTAAAATGATAAATAATTTTACAGAAGCTGATCAACTTATAAAAGGGGGTAAGCCAATTATTCTTCGAACGGGACATCCAAAATTTACTTCAGCGCTCCATTTCATTGTTATAACGGGATTTGATGGAAATAATTACCTCATTAACGATCCTGGACATCGAGCTAATACTACTGCAACAAGGGAAGAAATTACTAACGAAGCAAAGTATTATGTATATCTCTACCCGTAATAGACTACTCAAGCACGTACTCGCTTTTAGTATCTTTTTTTTCTTCTTTTCCACAAGTGCGGTTTTCGCCGATGTTACCTACAAACTGCAAGTACCCCTCCCTAATTATCCACAAAGCTCGATCGACCTTTGCACGGGAAGCAGTAGTATTGAGTGTTCAGGAATAGCGCTGTATATTAAGCTTGTTTATGAGTGGCTTATCAGACTTGCTATTGTGCTTGGCGCAGCCGCACTGGTGATCGCCGGCCTGCTCTGGCTGACTGCTGCCGGCGATTCCAAGCGCGTAGATTCTTCAAAATCAATCATCAAAAACACTCTCCTCGGTCTTGTACTGGCATTTGGATCCTATGCGCTCCTGTGGACGATCAATCCGAATTTGGTTGAATTTCAGGGACTATTACTTGGGAAAAAAATTGAAGCACAAGAACTTAAGATTGAGATCGAGGAAGACGCTGGCGCTGATATTATAAATCCAGGCGATCCACCGCCTCCAAGTAGCGTATCCGGCTTGAGCGGCCTTTCAAGACCATCATGGGATCATGCTTCATTTAATTGCAGTAGTCCTCCTCCGCCCTGTTGCGTGCTCGATCCGTCAATGACTGCTGTAATACCAACATATTCTAATGTCACCAACCCAAATGGGCATTCATATCATAAAGACCTTATTCCTGCGATACAACGACTCAATGAAACAGCAAAACAGATAAGCCAACAAGATGGTAAAAAATATACAATACAAATTAGCTCTGGTTACCGTCCATTTCAAAAACAAGTTGATATCTGGTGCGGTAGGTCAGGAAATTGTAAAAGTCAGCATCCCAATACGGCTGATCGTAAGGGGTACTGCGCCGTTCCTGGAGGATCAAATCATGGGCATGGCATCGCCCTTGATGTGGGTCTCTTGGTAAATGGCAGCAATCCCGGCTTATCATACGGCTCAAATTCCCAATGCGGATCATCACGCCACTATATTGCAAAGCTCGCACAAATATTTTTTGCATCAGATCCACAATGGAAGCGATACGAAAAAGAAATTTGGCATTTTGAGTACAATCCTACGACTCCATCGCGCGGGCCCTACACCGGACTTCCATCAAAATGCGGCGGATGATAAAAAGTATGAATACCAAATGCATAGTAAAAAAAATTGTTGTCTTTGCATATTGCTTCATCGTGCTATTCAGCATTAGCATCAGTAGCGCATATGCAGGGGTTTCCTATACCTTTCAAGTCCCCTTTCCGGGACTCTCGGAAACAATCCAGCTCTGCGAAGCAAATCAGGCATTGCTGTCGTGCGGCGGCATTACCAAATACATAGTTGCCGTTTATGAATGGATCATTAAGCTTGCTGTCGTACTCGCCGTACTTATTGTTACCCTTGCGGGACTCCGCTGGATGTTTGCACGCGGTGATACCGGCGCCATTACTGAGGCGCGAAAAATGATTTCGAACACATTCATCGGACTTGTGCTTGCATTCGGATCCTATGTATTCCTCTTTGCAATCAATCCTAAGCTTGTAACATTCGGACCCATGGGATTAGCTGCGATTGAACGGGAAGAATTGGAAATTGAACAAACACCCATTGAAAGTCCAAATTTTGAAGAAATTCAACAAACACCCATTGATGTGCCTGGTGGCATCAAAGACCGCATTAATCAAAATATGGCTCTTTATAAACAAGTGGCGCAAATGACAAATATTCCATGGGAGCTTATTGCGACGACTCATTATCAGGAAGCCGGAAACAGAGGTGACAAATCAATATTAAACGGTTTTGCAATATGCAACGCTTCTGATTCAAAGTGTCCGGAATGTGCAAGCGGAAAAACGCAATTAAACGATGCTCGTTGCGCGGCTCGCGTCATGAAAGAAAAGGCTCAAGAAAGATACCCATCATTTTCAAACTATACAGATCGATCAACAACATTTGCATTAACAGAGGCGACAAATGACGGAACAGACTCTCATGGCGCTATTGCAAATATCTTATTTCGATATAATGGTGTTTGCCCACATAAATCTCTCGAGGATTTGTCAGTACGCGGAACATGTCTCAATGTCGATGAATCGGCATATGTCATGAATAATTTTTCAGCAGATCCGCGATACCAGCGCATGGGTTTCGCCGGATATGTTGCAAATGATTGTAAGCCCGGTTGTACTGTTTTTAAGCATTGGTCAACCGATGGCGGCTTACGTTTTTTTCAACGTCTAAAGAATCCGGCGAATTTTGACGGAACTGGAAAGCTCGTTAAGATGGATTGATCAGTGATGATACTTAATCTATGGCAAAAATAACAACCCTCTTTGCTTGTTCCAACTGCGGCGCCCAAAGCCAAAAATGGTCCGGGCGCTGCCTTGACTGCGGCCAATGGGGAACGCTTCACGAGGAGTCGAAAGGCGCAGTTGAACAAAAAAAACAGCACAACGCACTATCGGCGGATGCAATTCCGCTTTCTACGATCGAAATGCATGCAGTCCCCCGCCTGCAAACAGGAATTGAAGAGTTTGACCAGGTGCTCGGCGGAGGCATTGTGCCCGGAAGCTTTATTCTCCTTGGCGGAGAGCCGGGGATTGGAAAATCTACCCTTTTAGCGCAGCTATCGCTTGCGCTTCCTTCTACACTAGAACGCCCCATCCTCTATGCATCAGGTGAGGAATCCGGTCAGCAAGTGAAGATGCGCTACGAACGCCTGCAACAAAAGAGTTCGTCCACTGACTCAATTTTGTTTATTGGAGAAACGGATGTCGATAAAATATGCGGCAGCATTCGCAAAGAGCATCCTCTTCTTGCTATTGTAGACTCTATCCAAACTGTCCACACCAACGATATTCAAAATGAAGCGGGAAGCATCACGCAAGTGCGGGCGTGTACGGTCAAACTTTTGGAGACAGCAAAGCAGACGGGTAGTGCCGTCATTATTACTGGACATGTCACAAAAGAAGGTATGGTTGCCGGCCCTAAAACACTCGAGCATCTTGTCGATACCGTCCTCTACCTTGAGGGCGACCAAAACCATTATTACCGCCTTCTTAAGACAGCTAAAAACCGTTTTGGCTCAACCAATGAACTTGGTGTATTTGAAATGAGCGACAAAGGGCTATGCGAAGTCAAAAATCCAAGCCAAGTGTTTATATCCCATGACGAATCAGGGATAGCAGGCACAACCACTTCTGTCGTTTTGGAGGGCAGTCGTGCATTTCTTATTCAAATACAGGCATTATGCTCAAAAACATATTTTGGATACCCGCAACGGCGTGCTGTTGGCTTTGACACAAACCGCATGCAGCTTTTGATTGCCGTTTTATGCAAACGCTACGGACTCAATCTCGGCGATCAGGATATTCATCTTAACGTCGTAGGCGGATTCAAAATATCGGAAACAGCCGTAGACTTGGCAGTATGTGCAAGTATCATATCCGCATACCAGAACAAAATAATTCCAACAAAAACGATTATTATTGGTGAAGTTGGCCTCTCAGGTGAAGTACGCCCCGTCTATCTTCTCGAAAAAAGACTCAAAGAAGCGGAAAAGTTAGGATTTACCCACGCGATTATTCCAAAATCGGTAAAGCCCATTTCTTCAAAAATGGAACTTCGGCACATCAAACACATCAAAGAGTTAGAATTCTAGCTCATTATTCCAGCCTTATTTCTTTTTGATATTCGTTGAGCTGATGCAAAACATGTGGGTATGCATCGATGTCATCTATCATTTCTTGTGCCGCTTGCCGGGCTTTTTGAATCAAACCATAATCAGCTAATGATGCTATTTTCAAATCAGGCAATCCCGATTGCCGATATCCATACAATTCACCGGAACCCCGAAGCTTCAAATCTTCTTCAGCCAGTGCAAATCCGTCGCTACACGATACCATTACTTTCAATCGCTGTGTTTCTTGCTTACTTTCGTCTGTTGGAAGCAAAAAACAATACGCCTGGTGGCTGGACCGCCCAATCCGGCCACGAAATTGATGCAGTTGAGCTAAACCAAATCGCTCCGCTCCCTCAATCATCATAATAGTCGCATTGGGAATATCAATACCGACTTCGATAATCGATGTAGCAACAAGGATCGAAATGCGCCCTTCTGAAAAATCGCGCATGACCTTTTCTTTTTTATCGCTGTGCATTTTCCCATGAATAAACCCCAATGCACAATCGCGAAATGTAGAATCTTTGAGGCGCTTGTACTCCTGTGTCACAGATCGAATACCAAGAGAATCTGAAGGATCAATAAGCGGACAGAGAATAAATGCCTGCCGTCCGAGAGAAATCATTTTTTTCACAAATGTATAGGTCCATTCACGATAGCGCGCCGGCACACATTTTGTAATAACTTTTTTTCTTCCAGGAGGCATCTGATCGATAATCGAAAGGTCGAGATCTCCAAATACCGTAAGCGCCAACGACCTCGGAATGGGAGTTGCCGTCATAAGCAGCAAATGCGGCATGCACTCTGCCATATTTTTATCTCTCAAGTACTGCCGCTGCCTTGTGCCAAAACGATGCTGTTCATCAATAACTATCAATCCTATTTTTTTAAAACACGCGTCTTCTTCCAATAATGCATGGGTTCCGATGATTATGTCTATTTCGCCAAGTACAATAGATTGAGTAAGTGCTTTTTTTCTTCTACTATCCGACATAGATGCATCGCACGACTGTCTGTTAGAAGCAGCATAATGCGAAGTAAGTAATGCGATACGCATTCCAAATCCTCCTATTAGACCACATAATGTTTCAAAGTGCTGCCGGGCCAATAGCTCTGTAGGAGTCATGCATACTGCCTGATATCCGGATGTAGCGCAATGAAGAAGCGCAGCGGCTGCCACAACCGTTTTGCCAGACCCAACATCCCCCTCAAGGAGACGATTCATCGGGGATTCGCGTTGCATGTCGCCCAGTATTTCATCAAGTGCTTTTTGCTGCGACGCCGTTAGCGAAAAGGGCAATGACGTTATAAATGTATTTTGTAAATCGATAGTTACTGATATCCGTGGTGCTACAGCAAGCGAATGGTTTTTTCGAGACTGCAGAGATATCAGCTGTAAAAGCAGTAGTTCATCGAACTTTAAGCGTTGTCGCGCAGCATCCCATGTGCTTAGATTGCTTGGAAAATGTATCTCACGCAAGGCATCTGAGTATCCCATCAGGCCTTCACGTTGCAGTATTACCAACGGAATCCACTCCTCAATTGTTGGCAGATATCGATCGAGTACTTGCTTTACAAGCGATCTGAAAACTTTCTGTGACGCTGATTCGCCAAGTGAATAGATGGGGACGCACCGTCCGGTATGGATTGCTTCATGCTCGCTGGATATTTTTTCATACGCCGGACTTATAAGCTGCAAATCAAGGTATTGATCGCTTGCTTTGCCTGCCAAATAAACAGCATCCCCGCTCTTGAGATTTTTACTAAGAAACGGTTGATTAAACCAAATGGCCTTGATACTCCCCGATGCATCTGAAATGAGAGCTTCGGTAATTATTTTTCGCGTACGCGGTGAACGGCGATTTCCAATAAGCTGGATTGTTCCCGAAAGTGTCACCTGCATGCCGGGGCGGATATCGGCAATGGGAATACTTGTGGAAAAATCATCAATACGGTAAGGAAAAAAATGCAATAAATCGCGGCATGTCGCGATGCCCCGTTTTTTAAGAATATTTTTGTAGCGCGCGCCCCATGCGCCTAATTGCGAGATGGGTGCGTCAAGATGTGTCATACTTGTCTTTTCACTGCACCCGCCAGGAATCGAACCTGGATCACAAGCTCCGCAAGCTCGCATTCTATCCTTTGAACTACGGGTGCAAAGAAAAAACAATCACGCCGATTATAAATCGAATGGTTCTAGCGTATTATATTTTGAGAAAACGCGCAAGGCTTTCCCACATGTTCTCGTGTTTGTTTCCCTCGTGCTCGTCCATAAAATTCAGCAAATACAACCGAACGCTATTGGGGTCAACAGTGTGCATTCTTACAGGAAACTCTGAATGCCACCCTCTTTTTTTATGGAGATAGAGCACATACTGCTCATTTGGAGTTTCGACAATACGGAAACGGTCAAGATCATTAAAATCATAGCGTTTGTCACCAAGTACAATACCTTCTTCATCGATTGCACAGGTAATAATTTGTGGCTGGTAGTAGTGCCTCAAAAACAAAATGATTGCCGTCAGGGTGACAATAATGCCAAACAAAAAATTCTGGCTCCAATAACTATAAATAATAAGGAGACCAACAACAACACCGGCTACTATATACCATAGCGTACCGCGATCGTATTGTTCGTATTCCGGAATATCCCAAGAGTATGCTATTGTTCGGGGCATAGGAGTTATATCTTCATAGGTAGTATATCACCCCTAGCCCCCAGCAACAATAGAATCTAGGAAAGATGCTTTGAAACAAGCTTGGTCATTTCAAACATACTCACACTGCCCTTACCTGCAAATACCTTTTTCAAATTGGCATCTGCATTGATGTTGCGTTTATTGGCAGCATCCTGAAGATTGTTCTTCTTGATATACTCCCAAAGTTTCTTTACAACTTCAGAACGAGGCATTGGGCCTTTACCCACAACTACAGCCAAATCGCTACTGATGTTCATTGGCTTCATAAACGCTGAATTTTTCTTTTCCATACATTCAGGCTATTAATTAATATTTAGTATAGCATAGTTTCCTTCGGTGTTTCTTAAACAAAGTTCGAACCTTTTTCGA
Protein-coding sequences here:
- a CDS encoding pilin encodes the protein MVKRFLIGVVVLNALFFCTLPVFAAPIESTSAIPEPPLLRLQVPLGDITGFSKEPGGQNITAYLAIAYQWLIRAAVVLSVLMFIIAGFMWLTAGGESEQIKKSQEIIKNTLIGLMLAFGSYAILWNTNPKLVQPLNLRLDKIEGKELEIEKVPLTESCEEICKKTAEGKGTSWTSSGGTIDACTPPSETTVNQTVEACVKGAQLVCKCTFLVQTAGAPNCRTNGCGSQYFCDLPSNTCKDRLAENALCDLTISNHCADGLICKDVSGTKKCTRDVATTTQGTCCYHTYQAGQDLSGAAVDLPVAQGPTAMSQADCMAKGPTRATGTNKSWWFCQSVITPTESCGARRDLSAAYPSVTIPDGHGGFKAGTPTEWIPHAVSQPDKCVLFRYGTNPTLFNGQPVP
- a CDS encoding C39 family peptidase, encoding QVPAPSIGTDLTLCSGTGGDITCSGIAQYITVVYEWLIRLVIVLGVATLTLAGYFWMTARGDKKQTEKALTMVKNTLWGIVLALGSYALLWAINPNLVQLGTLNLGKKIQEETLVIDEQDLIQNDIPDPGISPGATAPPGASGPGSGEPGRSNVPYYNQAQAPWGPIPNPRTGTTVRAGGCGITSYAMIAKYYGKNVTPLDVFNLNGRDNTTDFNKFKRMSQLGLNFKMINNFTEADQLIKGGKPIILRTGHPKFTSALHFIVITGFDGNNYLINDPGHRANTTATREEITNEAKYYVYLYP
- a CDS encoding D-alanyl-D-alanine carboxypeptidase family protein, which translates into the protein MYISTRNRLLKHVLAFSIFFFFFSTSAVFADVTYKLQVPLPNYPQSSIDLCTGSSSIECSGIALYIKLVYEWLIRLAIVLGAAALVIAGLLWLTAAGDSKRVDSSKSIIKNTLLGLVLAFGSYALLWTINPNLVEFQGLLLGKKIEAQELKIEIEEDAGADIINPGDPPPPSSVSGLSGLSRPSWDHASFNCSSPPPPCCVLDPSMTAVIPTYSNVTNPNGHSYHKDLIPAIQRLNETAKQISQQDGKKYTIQISSGYRPFQKQVDIWCGRSGNCKSQHPNTADRKGYCAVPGGSNHGHGIALDVGLLVNGSNPGLSYGSNSQCGSSRHYIAKLAQIFFASDPQWKRYEKEIWHFEYNPTTPSRGPYTGLPSKCGG
- a CDS encoding pilin, which codes for MNTKCIVKKIVVFAYCFIVLFSISISSAYAGVSYTFQVPFPGLSETIQLCEANQALLSCGGITKYIVAVYEWIIKLAVVLAVLIVTLAGLRWMFARGDTGAITEARKMISNTFIGLVLAFGSYVFLFAINPKLVTFGPMGLAAIEREELEIEQTPIESPNFEEIQQTPIDVPGGIKDRINQNMALYKQVAQMTNIPWELIATTHYQEAGNRGDKSILNGFAICNASDSKCPECASGKTQLNDARCAARVMKEKAQERYPSFSNYTDRSTTFALTEATNDGTDSHGAIANILFRYNGVCPHKSLEDLSVRGTCLNVDESAYVMNNFSADPRYQRMGFAGYVANDCKPGCTVFKHWSTDGGLRFFQRLKNPANFDGTGKLVKMD
- the radA gene encoding DNA repair protein RadA — protein: MAKITTLFACSNCGAQSQKWSGRCLDCGQWGTLHEESKGAVEQKKQHNALSADAIPLSTIEMHAVPRLQTGIEEFDQVLGGGIVPGSFILLGGEPGIGKSTLLAQLSLALPSTLERPILYASGEESGQQVKMRYERLQQKSSSTDSILFIGETDVDKICGSIRKEHPLLAIVDSIQTVHTNDIQNEAGSITQVRACTVKLLETAKQTGSAVIITGHVTKEGMVAGPKTLEHLVDTVLYLEGDQNHYYRLLKTAKNRFGSTNELGVFEMSDKGLCEVKNPSQVFISHDESGIAGTTTSVVLEGSRAFLIQIQALCSKTYFGYPQRRAVGFDTNRMQLLIAVLCKRYGLNLGDQDIHLNVVGGFKISETAVDLAVCASIISAYQNKIIPTKTIIIGEVGLSGEVRPVYLLEKRLKEAEKLGFTHAIIPKSVKPISSKMELRHIKHIKELEF
- the recG gene encoding ATP-dependent DNA helicase RecG; translated protein: MTHLDAPISQLGAWGARYKNILKKRGIATCRDLLHFFPYRIDDFSTSIPIADIRPGMQVTLSGTIQLIGNRRSPRTRKIITEALISDASGSIKAIWFNQPFLSKNLKSGDAVYLAGKASDQYLDLQLISPAYEKISSEHEAIHTGRCVPIYSLGESASQKVFRSLVKQVLDRYLPTIEEWIPLVILQREGLMGYSDALREIHFPSNLSTWDAARQRLKFDELLLLQLISLQSRKNHSLAVAPRISVTIDLQNTFITSLPFSLTASQQKALDEILGDMQRESPMNRLLEGDVGSGKTVVAAAALLHCATSGYQAVCMTPTELLARQHFETLCGLIGGFGMRIALLTSHYAASNRQSCDASMSDSRRKKALTQSIVLGEIDIIIGTHALLEEDACFKKIGLIVIDEQHRFGTRQRQYLRDKNMAECMPHLLLMTATPIPRSLALTVFGDLDLSIIDQMPPGRKKVITKCVPARYREWTYTFVKKMISLGRQAFILCPLIDPSDSLGIRSVTQEYKRLKDSTFRDCALGFIHGKMHSDKKEKVMRDFSEGRISILVATSIIEVGIDIPNATIMMIEGAERFGLAQLHQFRGRIGRSSHQAYCFLLPTDESKQETQRLKVMVSCSDGFALAEEDLKLRGSGELYGYRQSGLPDLKIASLADYGLIQKARQAAQEMIDDIDAYPHVLHQLNEYQKEIRLE
- a CDS encoding SWIB/MDM2 domain-containing protein, yielding MEKKNSAFMKPMNISSDLAVVVGKGPMPRSEVVKKLWEYIKKNNLQDAANKRNINADANLKKVFAGKGSVSMFEMTKLVSKHLS